A stretch of the Serratia marcescens genome encodes the following:
- a CDS encoding GGDEF domain-containing protein, with the protein MNARINARHGLPLTVQLINLFMLAFLLSLVGILSRPIGSLSLFWPVNAILLGLLLRKPVYATPLGWLTTYLGMVAADLSTGEGWSLALWLNACNMSLIAVGYGIMLMLPQSQRRMGKPQAILYMFSASLAGAAVASTLSVLRNDSLYNNTVVVAWLAWFSEQFSTTLLLLPVLMAAPRLKQLLRMQVRWRLKGCLPLLALLLSLVFSVYIGGPGAIAFPIPALLWCAVRYPLFPVTLLTLLTGMTEISSISANLVLYETPNNHNAFLDTLMSARLGIAMLVMGPLILASSIAANRKLMRRLEHSANHDFLTGVLARSAMTRKAGELLEHKHRSKEAVSLLLIDIDHFKQINDTHGHSAGDQVLASFAHIVRRELRHDQLFGRLGGEEFAIMLPRALAAQGVALGEHLRRLVEQAQLQAEGKQTLKITISVGVASLAMNEVKSLEQLMNMADIALYRAKSQGRNRVESFNVVSGNSVEHILFR; encoded by the coding sequence ATGAACGCCAGAATAAACGCCAGGCATGGCCTGCCGCTAACGGTTCAGCTGATCAATCTTTTCATGCTGGCTTTTTTACTTTCTCTGGTGGGTATTCTTAGCCGACCGATTGGCTCGCTTTCCTTATTTTGGCCGGTGAATGCGATTCTGCTCGGCCTGCTGCTGCGCAAACCCGTTTATGCCACGCCGCTCGGCTGGCTTACCACCTATCTGGGCATGGTCGCCGCCGATCTCAGCACCGGCGAAGGCTGGTCCCTGGCGCTGTGGCTGAACGCCTGCAACATGTCGCTGATCGCCGTCGGTTACGGTATCATGCTGATGCTGCCCCAGTCTCAACGGCGCATGGGTAAACCCCAGGCGATACTCTATATGTTCAGCGCCAGTCTGGCCGGTGCGGCGGTGGCGTCGACGCTGTCGGTGCTGCGCAACGACAGCCTGTACAACAACACGGTGGTGGTTGCCTGGCTGGCCTGGTTCAGCGAGCAGTTCTCGACGACCTTGCTGCTGTTGCCGGTGCTGATGGCGGCGCCGCGGCTGAAGCAGCTGTTGCGCATGCAGGTGCGTTGGCGTTTGAAAGGCTGCCTGCCGCTGCTGGCGCTGCTGCTGTCGCTGGTGTTCAGCGTCTATATCGGCGGGCCGGGCGCCATCGCCTTCCCGATCCCGGCGCTGCTGTGGTGCGCGGTGCGCTACCCGCTGTTCCCCGTGACGTTGCTGACGCTGTTGACCGGCATGACCGAAATCAGCAGCATTTCCGCCAACCTGGTGCTGTACGAAACGCCGAACAACCACAACGCCTTCCTCGACACGCTGATGTCCGCCCGCTTGGGCATCGCCATGCTGGTGATGGGGCCGCTGATCCTCGCCAGCTCTATCGCCGCCAATCGCAAGCTGATGCGGCGTCTGGAGCACAGCGCCAACCACGATTTTCTGACCGGGGTGCTGGCGCGCAGCGCGATGACGCGCAAAGCGGGCGAGCTGCTGGAGCACAAGCACCGCTCGAAAGAGGCGGTGTCGCTCCTGCTGATCGACATCGATCATTTCAAGCAGATCAACGATACGCACGGCCACAGCGCCGGCGATCAGGTTTTGGCGTCGTTCGCGCACATCGTGCGGCGCGAGCTGCGCCACGATCAGCTGTTCGGCCGCCTGGGCGGGGAAGAGTTCGCCATCATGCTGCCGCGCGCGCTGGCGGCGCAGGGCGTGGCGCTGGGGGAGCATCTGCGCCGGCTGGTGGAGCAGGCGCAGCTGCAGGCGGAGGGCAAACAGACGCTGAAAATCACCATCAGCGTCGGCGTCGCCAGCCTGGCGATGAACGAGGTCAAATCGCTGGAGCAGTTGATGAATATGGCGGATATCGCGCTGTATCGCGCCAAATCGCAGGGGCGTAATCGGGTGGAGTCGTTCAATGTGGTGAGCGGCAACAGCGTCGAGCATATCCTGTTTCGCTAA
- a CDS encoding YnfU family zinc-binding protein: MSDSHSVKGFTNRSTNIVCPKCGYVTRQKCAAMLQDVILICPNCETRFEPRQG; the protein is encoded by the coding sequence ATGTCCGATTCCCACAGCGTCAAAGGTTTTACCAACCGTTCCACCAACATCGTCTGCCCTAAATGCGGCTATGTTACCCGGCAAAAATGCGCGGCGATGCTGCAAGACGTAATACTGATTTGCCCTAATTGCGAGACCCGATTCGAACCCAGACAGGGCTGA
- a CDS encoding cold-shock protein, with protein sequence MNGKITTFFEDKGFGFITDENGENRYFHVIKVQNPELIKKNAAVTFEPTNNTKGPSAYAVKVLAPSKYIIIANERIKITSIKSFNTFTKEVPVKADVDKENTVLSVGLLMNRIRPQSEDQAQAMQTLRMLTITTFQNTTHTFSEHEIDMDETIKALKSL encoded by the coding sequence ATGAACGGCAAGATAACGACTTTTTTTGAAGACAAAGGCTTCGGCTTTATTACCGACGAGAACGGAGAAAATCGTTATTTTCACGTGATTAAAGTGCAAAACCCGGAGCTGATTAAGAAAAACGCAGCGGTGACCTTCGAACCGACCAACAACACCAAAGGCCCGTCGGCTTATGCGGTCAAAGTATTGGCGCCCAGCAAATACATCATCATCGCCAATGAAAGAATCAAGATCACCAGCATCAAGTCTTTCAATACTTTCACCAAGGAAGTGCCGGTCAAAGCCGACGTGGATAAAGAGAACACCGTGCTGTCGGTCGGCCTGCTGATGAACCGCATTCGCCCGCAGTCAGAAGACCAGGCGCAGGCCATGCAAACGCTGCGCATGCTGACCATCACCACCTTCCAGAACACCACCCATACCTTCTCCGAGCACGAGATCGATATGGATGAGACCATCAAGGCGCTGAAGAGCCTGTAA
- a CDS encoding VOC family protein codes for MGIKRLNHAVLYVSDVRQSADFYHQVLGFKLKPSDSPDRAVFTQAADSDNDHDLALFSKNLGQQRAGVFRANNEPPAEHEPPAGLYHLAWEVDSLEELERIRHQLAERGILGLEEDHGVHKSIYGHDPDGLLFEVTWFIPPALLTDEDKNQQGIRPLDFAAEKRRFAGR; via the coding sequence ATGGGCATCAAACGTCTCAATCACGCCGTGCTGTATGTCAGCGACGTGCGGCAGAGCGCCGACTTTTATCATCAGGTGTTGGGGTTTAAGCTCAAGCCGTCCGACAGCCCCGATCGGGCGGTGTTTACCCAGGCCGCCGATTCGGACAACGATCACGATTTGGCGCTGTTCAGCAAGAACCTGGGCCAGCAGCGCGCCGGGGTCTTTCGCGCCAACAACGAGCCGCCGGCGGAGCATGAGCCACCGGCTGGGTTGTACCATCTGGCCTGGGAAGTGGACAGCCTGGAGGAGCTGGAGCGCATTCGTCACCAGTTGGCCGAACGCGGCATTCTCGGGCTGGAAGAGGATCACGGCGTGCACAAGAGCATTTATGGTCACGATCCGGACGGGCTGCTGTTCGAGGTGACCTGGTTTATTCCGCCGGCGCTGCTGACCGACGAGGACAAAAACCAGCAGGGGATCCGCCCACTGGATTTCGCCGCCGAAAAGCGGCGTTTCGCCGGCCGGTAA
- a CDS encoding amino acid ABC transporter ATP-binding protein, whose protein sequence is MSEAIDYYALPEQPARNLTPVPARGLIEISNVSKFFGKHKALDDVSLTLQPGTVTVILGPSGSGKSTLLRAINHLERVDEGFIRIDGDYVGYRRKGNRLYELKEKAILRQRINVGYVFQNFNLFPHLTVLENIIEAPVVHKIHSRERAKAVAYELLDTVGLRHKADAYPRHLSGGQQQRIAIARALALNPKVILFDEPTSALDPELVGEVLDVIKGLADLGVTLVVVTHEIGFAREAADRVVFMVDGQIVEQGDARQVLAQPQHPRTVNFLNKVL, encoded by the coding sequence ATGTCTGAAGCCATTGATTATTATGCCTTGCCCGAGCAGCCGGCGCGCAATCTCACCCCGGTGCCGGCACGCGGCCTGATCGAAATCAGCAACGTCAGCAAGTTCTTCGGCAAACACAAAGCGTTGGACGACGTTAGCCTGACGCTGCAGCCGGGTACCGTGACCGTGATCCTCGGCCCTTCTGGTTCCGGCAAGTCGACGCTGCTGCGGGCGATCAACCACCTAGAGCGCGTCGATGAGGGGTTTATCCGCATCGACGGCGACTACGTCGGCTATCGCCGCAAGGGCAACCGGCTGTATGAGCTGAAGGAAAAGGCCATCCTTCGGCAACGCATCAACGTCGGCTATGTGTTCCAGAATTTCAACCTGTTCCCGCACCTGACGGTGCTGGAAAACATCATCGAAGCGCCGGTGGTGCACAAGATCCACTCCCGCGAACGGGCAAAAGCGGTCGCCTATGAGCTGTTGGACACCGTCGGGCTGCGCCACAAGGCGGACGCCTACCCGCGCCACCTCTCCGGCGGCCAACAGCAGCGCATCGCCATTGCGCGCGCATTGGCGCTGAACCCGAAGGTGATCCTGTTCGATGAACCCACCTCCGCGCTCGATCCTGAGCTGGTCGGCGAAGTGCTGGACGTGATAAAGGGGTTGGCGGATCTGGGCGTCACGCTGGTGGTGGTTACCCATGAAATCGGCTTTGCGCGCGAAGCGGCGGATCGGGTGGTGTTTATGGTCGACGGGCAGATTGTCGAGCAGGGCGATGCCAGGCAAGTGCTGGCTCAGCCGCAGCATCCGCGCACCGTCAACTTCCTCAACAAAGTGCTGTGA
- a CDS encoding amino acid ABC transporter permease: MSKQDVLKVVPARYPLRLIGALFSLFILAAIVQSVAGNARWEWGVFAEWFFAPAVLAGLGQTLLLTLLGTLFSILFGTLLALARLSRSYLLASLAWGYIWLFRSLPLILVLIILYNFSYLYEAISLGIPFTSVVFASYPTIDILGQFAVAVLGLTLVQSAYTAEIIRGGILGVDYGQHEAAAALGLPGYRRTFRIILPQALRSIIPTGFNEIISLAKGTSIVYVLALPELFYTIQVIYNRTQQVIPLLMVATVWYLFITTALSVIQYYIERYFARGAVRELPPTPWQKLAGWLKR; encoded by the coding sequence ATGTCCAAACAAGACGTCTTGAAAGTGGTGCCCGCCCGCTATCCGCTGCGGCTGATCGGCGCGCTGTTTTCGCTGTTTATTCTGGCCGCCATCGTGCAATCGGTGGCGGGCAACGCGCGCTGGGAGTGGGGCGTGTTCGCCGAATGGTTCTTCGCGCCGGCGGTGCTGGCGGGGCTGGGGCAAACCCTGCTGCTGACGCTGCTCGGCACGTTGTTCAGCATCCTGTTCGGCACCCTGCTGGCGCTGGCGCGGCTGTCGCGCTCTTACCTGTTGGCGTCGCTGGCCTGGGGTTATATCTGGCTGTTTCGCTCACTGCCGCTGATTCTGGTGCTGATCATCCTGTACAACTTTTCCTACCTGTACGAGGCCATCTCGCTGGGCATTCCCTTCACTTCCGTGGTGTTCGCCAGCTACCCGACCATCGACATTCTCGGCCAGTTCGCCGTGGCGGTGCTGGGCCTGACGCTGGTGCAGTCCGCCTACACCGCCGAGATCATCCGCGGCGGCATCCTGGGTGTGGATTACGGCCAGCACGAAGCGGCGGCGGCGCTGGGCCTGCCGGGCTATCGCCGCACCTTCCGCATCATTCTGCCGCAGGCGCTGCGCTCCATTATTCCGACCGGCTTCAACGAGATCATCAGCCTGGCGAAAGGCACCTCAATCGTTTACGTGCTGGCGCTGCCGGAGCTGTTTTACACCATTCAGGTGATCTATAACCGCACCCAGCAGGTGATACCGCTGCTGATGGTCGCCACCGTCTGGTATCTGTTCATCACCACCGCACTGTCGGTGATCCAATACTACATCGAGCGCTATTTCGCCCGAGGCGCAGTGCGCGAACTGCCGCCGACGCCCTGGCAGAAACTGGCCGGCTGGCTAAAACGTTAG
- a CDS encoding GNAT family N-acetyltransferase gives MTQDTFIQTLPTDPLIAPVIEGLFGEYRQRYGDYFGDQEPEALDLYAPPQGAFIVLLRAGTPIAMGAFKRYDAQTAELKRIWTRGDLRRQGLAQRVLQQLETLALAQGYRRLYLTTGFRQPEAVGLYLRNGYQPQFDPTVDSEVYSRPPYDGRLPFRKSLIAEDACCCASERKIA, from the coding sequence ATGACGCAAGACACCTTCATTCAAACGCTGCCGACCGATCCGCTGATCGCCCCGGTGATCGAGGGGCTGTTCGGCGAATATCGCCAGCGTTACGGCGACTATTTTGGTGACCAGGAACCGGAAGCGCTGGATCTGTACGCGCCGCCGCAAGGGGCCTTCATCGTGCTGTTGCGCGCCGGCACGCCGATCGCCATGGGCGCCTTCAAACGCTATGACGCACAAACCGCCGAGCTGAAGCGCATCTGGACGCGGGGCGATCTGCGGCGCCAGGGCCTGGCGCAGCGGGTGTTACAGCAGCTCGAAACGCTGGCGCTGGCGCAGGGATATCGCCGGCTCTATCTGACCACCGGTTTTCGCCAGCCCGAAGCGGTGGGCCTGTATCTGCGCAACGGGTATCAGCCGCAGTTCGATCCCACCGTCGACAGCGAGGTTTACAGCCGCCCGCCCTACGATGGCCGCCTGCCGTTCCGCAAAAGCCTGATTGCAGAGGACGCGTGTTGTTGCGCGTCGGAAAGGAAAATCGCCTAA
- a CDS encoding ABC transporter substrate-binding protein, translated as MQKTVTAALVAALLSLTGAAQAGTGIDLQANEIPIHAPKNPQAIAKLPADFHFVKPGQFTVAIAALNTPPLALFAADNRRLIGSEVDIAQLVADSLGLTLNVVQTSWEDWPLGVVSGKYDAAITNVTVTKERKTRFDFATYRIDSLGFYVKTGGKIATIKQPADIAGLKIIVGSGTNQEAILLAWDKQNQQQGLKPFQPIYVTDDAAATLAIQSGRADAYFGPNVLGAYKAALNGRTRLAGTVEGGWPKAAHIAVTTRKGNGLVQAVNEALNGAIRGGQYDRVLNRWGESVERLAQSEINPPGLGD; from the coding sequence ATGCAGAAAACCGTTACCGCCGCCCTCGTGGCGGCCTTGCTGAGCCTGACCGGCGCCGCGCAGGCGGGCACCGGCATCGATTTACAGGCCAATGAAATCCCGATCCACGCGCCGAAAAATCCGCAGGCGATCGCCAAACTGCCGGCCGATTTCCACTTCGTGAAGCCGGGCCAATTCACCGTCGCGATCGCCGCGCTCAACACGCCGCCGCTGGCGCTGTTCGCTGCCGACAACCGGCGGCTGATCGGCAGCGAAGTGGATATCGCGCAGCTGGTGGCCGACAGCCTGGGCCTAACGCTTAACGTGGTGCAAACCTCGTGGGAAGACTGGCCGCTCGGGGTGGTTTCCGGCAAGTATGATGCGGCCATCACCAACGTCACCGTGACCAAAGAGCGCAAAACCCGCTTCGACTTCGCCACCTACCGCATCGACTCGCTCGGCTTTTACGTCAAAACCGGCGGCAAGATCGCGACGATCAAACAGCCTGCCGATATCGCCGGATTAAAAATTATCGTCGGCTCCGGCACCAATCAGGAAGCCATCTTGCTGGCGTGGGACAAGCAGAATCAGCAGCAGGGGCTCAAACCCTTCCAGCCGATCTACGTGACCGACGATGCGGCCGCCACGCTGGCGATCCAGTCTGGTCGGGCCGACGCCTACTTCGGGCCGAACGTGCTGGGCGCCTATAAGGCGGCGCTGAACGGCCGCACCCGGCTGGCGGGCACGGTGGAAGGCGGTTGGCCCAAGGCGGCGCACATCGCCGTCACCACCCGTAAAGGCAACGGGCTGGTGCAGGCGGTGAACGAAGCGCTGAACGGCGCGATCCGCGGCGGGCAGTACGATCGGGTGCTCAACCGCTGGGGCGAGAGCGTCGAACGCCTTGCGCAGTCGGAAATCAACCCGCCCGGCCTGGGCGATTAG